A genomic region of Deinobacterium chartae contains the following coding sequences:
- a CDS encoding arginase, with protein sequence MRLLSVDWDYYAGSAEQVFDSPLWGSPDRDYHRVARWADLLARRGGDPRALQADFPLHGDPRELLRYRGLPVHAALSHDAAWAWLAGYGEHLEVINLDSHHDLYSSSGDPARLRPGNWAGLALAAGRVARYTCVYPEWHARVRVAEGFDLERTEQEIRAAVQAPWRERVSLERGTPLPGDVAGVLIVQSPAWSNPQYDGVLLELLSALEARTLTEAPLDRRRLLPQL encoded by the coding sequence GTGCGGCTGCTTTCGGTCGACTGGGACTACTACGCGGGCAGCGCCGAGCAGGTGTTCGACAGCCCGCTGTGGGGCTCACCGGACCGTGACTACCACCGCGTGGCGCGTTGGGCTGACCTGCTGGCCCGGCGCGGCGGGGACCCACGCGCCCTGCAGGCGGACTTTCCGCTGCACGGCGACCCGCGCGAACTGCTGCGCTACCGGGGCCTGCCGGTGCACGCCGCGCTCAGCCACGACGCCGCCTGGGCCTGGCTGGCAGGCTACGGCGAGCACCTCGAGGTGATCAACCTCGATTCGCACCACGACCTGTACAGCTCGAGCGGTGACCCCGCGCGGCTGCGCCCGGGCAACTGGGCCGGGCTGGCCCTGGCGGCGGGCCGGGTGGCACGCTACACCTGCGTGTACCCCGAGTGGCACGCGAGGGTGCGGGTGGCCGAGGGCTTCGACCTCGAGCGCACCGAACAGGAGATCCGCGCGGCCGTGCAGGCCCCCTGGCGCGAGCGGGTCAGCCTCGAGCGGGGAACTCCGCTGCCGGGCGACGTCGCAGGCGTCTTGATCGTGCAGTCGCCCGCGTGGAGCAACCCGCAGTACGACGGTGTGCTGCTCGAGCTGCTCTCGGCGCTGGAGGCGCGCACGCTGACCGAGGCGCCGCTGGACCGCCGCCGCCTGTTACCGCAGCTCTGA
- a CDS encoding sensor histidine kinase, which produces MAERSRTQAHPAELRRPKRWRNMSLRLRLALIYTSLSVVLVVMFGALTSYLLLGAFERQFVTRLNEQADVIAFNWNNPALALNQNPRVPSGALIQITDAQGRVLVTSSPILEGRPALPLGRVMLDGVSVRAVARAYDLGGGRIWVGLPDDSVSAARSTALGLLSVGAVVSAILTLLVGLVVGRRALAGLESAARSADALEATDTSLIPLPPRRDEVYRLVAAINRLLERIWTQQAFEKKFIGQTAHELGAPLTSLQGYLQRARLHAPSRELEQAIKVASELQFVSQDLMQLARGRSDLTLVWHYISARTLQDRLARLVENLTFSGDWDIFVLCDPDRLVQALRNVAANARRAAGQLGWVNVNLERSEHQLCFIVRDSGPGLPEGAETQIFEAFYSRSNSSGLGLSVASQIMALHGGEIRARNHPDGGAEFTLVLPIQAEEEDEDLEEEAAL; this is translated from the coding sequence ATGGCCGAGCGATCCCGCACGCAAGCCCATCCCGCCGAGTTGCGCCGTCCCAAACGCTGGCGCAACATGAGCCTGCGCCTGCGGCTGGCTTTGATCTATACCTCGCTGTCGGTGGTGCTGGTGGTGATGTTCGGGGCGCTCACCAGTTACCTGCTGCTGGGTGCCTTCGAGCGGCAGTTCGTGACCCGGCTGAACGAGCAAGCAGACGTGATCGCCTTTAACTGGAACAACCCGGCACTCGCGCTCAATCAGAACCCGCGCGTTCCCAGCGGCGCTTTGATTCAGATCACCGACGCGCAGGGCCGGGTGCTGGTCACGTCCTCCCCGATCCTCGAGGGGCGTCCGGCGCTGCCGCTGGGCCGCGTCATGCTGGACGGGGTAAGCGTGCGCGCGGTCGCGCGGGCCTACGATCTGGGCGGAGGGCGCATCTGGGTGGGGCTCCCGGACGACTCGGTGAGCGCTGCGCGATCGACCGCGTTGGGCCTGCTCTCGGTGGGTGCGGTGGTATCGGCCATCTTGACCCTGCTGGTCGGTCTGGTGGTCGGACGCCGCGCGCTGGCCGGCCTCGAGAGCGCGGCGCGCAGCGCGGACGCCCTCGAGGCCACCGACACCTCGCTGATCCCGCTGCCGCCCCGGCGCGACGAGGTGTACCGGTTGGTGGCCGCCATCAACCGTCTGCTCGAGCGCATCTGGACCCAGCAGGCCTTCGAGAAGAAGTTTATCGGTCAGACCGCGCACGAACTCGGCGCGCCGCTGACCTCGCTGCAGGGCTACTTGCAGCGCGCCCGTCTGCACGCGCCCTCGAGGGAGCTCGAGCAGGCCATCAAGGTCGCCTCCGAGCTGCAGTTCGTGTCGCAGGACCTGATGCAGCTCGCCCGTGGGCGCTCGGACCTGACGCTGGTGTGGCACTACATCTCGGCCCGTACCCTGCAAGACCGCCTCGCCCGCCTGGTCGAGAACCTGACCTTTTCGGGCGACTGGGACATCTTCGTGCTGTGCGACCCGGACCGTCTGGTACAGGCCCTGCGCAACGTGGCCGCCAACGCCCGCCGCGCGGCGGGTCAGCTGGGCTGGGTCAACGTGAACCTCGAGCGCAGCGAGCACCAGCTGTGCTTCATCGTGCGTGACTCGGGCCCCGGATTGCCCGAGGGCGCCGAGACCCAGATCTTCGAGGCCTTCTACTCGCGCTCGAACTCCTCGGGGCTCGGGCTGAGCGTGGCCAGCCAGATCATGGCGCTGCACGGCGGTGAGATTCGCGCTCGCAACCACCCCGACGGCGGCGCCGAGTTCACGCTGGTGCTGCCCATCCAGGCCGAAGAGGAAGACGAGGACCTCGAGGAGGAGGCGGCCCTCTGA
- a CDS encoding response regulator transcription factor, with protein sequence MLPYIVILEDDPQLNALLREHLSERYEVVSALNIQQAEQLLGERLPQLILLDLNLPDGDGLEFMARLRSYATVPVLMITARGAIQERVEGLNAGADDYLVKPFSLDELDARVKALLRRTSAGERQVLNYHDTQLNLSSLTVTVQGRQEQLTEHEARILEVMMRTPGRVFSRSDLEVHLYGWETPQSNSIEVRISQLRKKLREVGSPINIRTIRGVGYTLPA encoded by the coding sequence ATGCTTCCCTACATCGTGATCCTCGAGGACGACCCGCAGCTCAACGCATTGCTGCGCGAACACCTCTCCGAGCGCTACGAGGTGGTGAGCGCGCTGAACATCCAGCAGGCCGAGCAACTGCTCGGCGAGCGTCTGCCACAACTGATCCTGCTCGACTTGAACCTGCCCGACGGCGACGGCCTCGAGTTCATGGCCCGCCTGCGTTCGTACGCCACCGTTCCGGTGCTGATGATCACCGCGCGCGGTGCCATTCAGGAGCGGGTCGAGGGCCTCAACGCCGGGGCGGACGACTATCTGGTCAAGCCCTTCTCGCTCGACGAGCTCGACGCGCGGGTCAAGGCGCTGCTGCGCCGCACCTCGGCCGGGGAGCGGCAGGTCCTCAACTACCATGACACCCAGCTTAACCTCTCCTCGCTGACCGTCACGGTGCAGGGCCGCCAGGAGCAGCTTACCGAGCACGAGGCCCGCATCCTCGAGGTGATGATGCGCACCCCCGGCCGGGTGTTCTCGCGCTCGGACCTCGAGGTGCATCTGTACGGCTGGGAGACGCCGCAGTCGAATTCGATCGAGGTGCGCATCTCGCAGCTGCGTAAGAAACTGCGCGAGGTGGGCAGCCCGATCAACATCCGTACCATCCGCGGCGTGGGCTACACCCTGCCGGCCTGA
- the rimO gene encoding 30S ribosomal protein S12 methylthiotransferase RimO produces the protein MTQVSSDPKKVGFISLGCPKALVDSERILTQLRAEGYQIAPTYDEADTVIVNTCGFITPAVEESLSAIGEALEATGKVIVTGCLGERPETIMERHPKVSAVTGSQDVDGVMRAVRELIPPDQNPFTSLIPLGPTGIKLTPRHYAYLKVAEGCNHTCSFCIIPKLRGLQVSRDAGEVLYEAFRLVAAGTKELMVIAQDTSAYGVDLRYRESEFQGGQVRAHLVDLATKLGEMGVWVRMHYVYPYPHVDRIVELMAQGKILPYLDVPLQHASPKILKSMRRPGAGKQLDTIRRWREICPELVIRSTFIVGFPGETEEDFQLLLDFLEEARLDRVGAFTYSEVEEADATHFEGLVPEEVKQERLARLMELQQRISLEKQRAKIGSVIEVIIDDYNEEPGQLIGRSKGDAPGIDGSVFCVHGELAEGVGRALPAGSVKIGDIVRVLVEDADEYDLYGEVLEVVPWRPNVPLIGALSHAH, from the coding sequence ATGACGCAGGTTTCGAGTGACCCCAAGAAGGTCGGTTTTATCAGTCTGGGATGCCCCAAGGCGCTGGTCGACAGCGAACGCATCCTTACCCAGCTCCGTGCCGAGGGCTACCAGATCGCGCCGACCTACGACGAGGCGGACACCGTGATCGTGAACACCTGCGGCTTTATCACCCCGGCGGTAGAAGAGAGCCTGTCGGCCATCGGTGAGGCCCTCGAGGCGACCGGAAAGGTGATCGTGACCGGCTGCCTGGGCGAGCGGCCCGAGACCATCATGGAGCGCCACCCCAAGGTGAGCGCCGTGACCGGATCGCAGGACGTGGACGGGGTGATGCGGGCGGTGCGCGAACTGATCCCGCCGGACCAGAACCCGTTCACCAGCCTGATTCCGCTGGGCCCTACCGGGATCAAGCTGACCCCGCGCCACTACGCCTACCTCAAGGTGGCCGAGGGCTGCAACCACACCTGCAGTTTCTGCATCATTCCCAAGCTGCGCGGCCTGCAGGTCTCGCGCGACGCGGGCGAGGTGCTGTACGAGGCCTTCCGTCTGGTCGCGGCGGGCACCAAGGAGCTGATGGTGATCGCCCAGGATACCTCGGCGTACGGCGTGGACCTGCGCTACCGCGAGTCCGAGTTCCAGGGCGGGCAGGTGCGCGCACACCTGGTGGACCTGGCAACCAAACTCGGTGAGATGGGCGTGTGGGTGCGCATGCACTACGTGTACCCCTACCCGCACGTGGACCGCATCGTGGAGCTGATGGCCCAGGGCAAGATCTTGCCGTACCTGGACGTGCCGCTGCAGCACGCCAGCCCCAAGATCCTCAAGAGCATGCGCCGCCCCGGTGCGGGCAAGCAGCTCGACACCATCCGCCGCTGGCGCGAGATCTGCCCGGAGTTGGTGATCCGCTCGACTTTCATCGTGGGCTTCCCGGGTGAAACCGAGGAGGACTTTCAGCTGCTGCTCGACTTCCTCGAGGAGGCCAGGCTCGACCGCGTGGGGGCCTTTACCTACTCGGAAGTCGAGGAGGCCGATGCCACGCACTTCGAGGGCCTGGTGCCCGAGGAGGTCAAGCAGGAGCGCCTTGCGCGCCTGATGGAGCTGCAGCAGCGCATCTCGCTCGAGAAGCAGCGCGCCAAGATCGGTTCGGTGATCGAGGTGATCATCGACGATTACAACGAGGAGCCCGGACAGCTGATCGGGCGCTCCAAGGGTGATGCGCCCGGCATCGACGGCAGCGTGTTCTGCGTGCACGGCGAGCTGGCCGAGGGTGTGGGCCGCGCCCTTCCGGCGGGCAGCGTCAAGATCGGTGACATCGTGCGCGTCCTGGTGGAGGACGCCGACGAGTACGACCTGTACGGCGAGGTCCTCGAGGTGGTGCCGTGGCGTCCCAACGTGCCCCTGATCGGGGCGCTCAGCCACGCCCACTGA
- a CDS encoding MerR family transcriptional regulator — protein sequence MSKLRPDLSQDTARYRSPAPANLLPIGHFALLCDLSPRTLRFYDEQGLLRPEQVNPRSGYRMYASSQLWQAQLLRRLRDLEFSLEDMRAALSDPARLPELLEKQRRRLSERIERLERWLEGDGTAYAFALREVPAQRVASVRRWANYGALEQQAPRAFAEIYACLQRQGVSPAGPPSFLCHPTADFAGWCDFEAVVPVGADLEEDGEGNVRVSTLPAARVAYTLHPGDFQRLPAAYSALLAWIDQQELSLAGPACETYLVGMSDSTQMADWRTEVLWPVGPT from the coding sequence ATGTCCAAGCTGCGCCCTGACCTATCCCAGGACACCGCCCGCTACCGCTCGCCCGCGCCTGCCAACCTGCTCCCCATCGGGCATTTCGCGCTGCTGTGCGACCTGTCACCGCGCACGCTGCGCTTTTACGACGAGCAGGGTCTGCTGCGTCCCGAACAGGTAAACCCGCGCAGCGGTTACCGCATGTACGCCAGCTCGCAGCTGTGGCAGGCCCAGCTGCTGCGCCGCCTGCGCGACCTCGAGTTCAGCCTCGAGGACATGCGCGCCGCCCTGAGCGACCCGGCCCGGCTGCCCGAACTGCTCGAAAAGCAGCGCAGGCGGCTGAGCGAGCGCATAGAACGGCTCGAGCGCTGGCTGGAAGGCGACGGGACCGCCTACGCCTTCGCGCTGCGCGAAGTGCCCGCGCAGCGGGTTGCCAGCGTACGGCGGTGGGCGAACTACGGCGCCCTCGAGCAGCAAGCTCCTCGGGCGTTTGCGGAGATCTACGCCTGCTTGCAGCGCCAGGGCGTCTCCCCTGCCGGGCCGCCTTCGTTTCTGTGCCACCCGACCGCCGACTTCGCCGGCTGGTGCGATTTCGAGGCGGTTGTCCCGGTAGGAGCGGACCTCGAGGAGGACGGGGAAGGAAACGTACGGGTGAGCACGCTGCCCGCCGCGCGGGTGGCCTATACCCTGCACCCGGGAGATTTCCAGCGTTTGCCCGCGGCGTACAGCGCGCTGCTGGCCTGGATCGACCAGCAGGAACTGAGCTTGGCCGGTCCCGCCTGCGAGACGTATCTGGTCGGCATGTCGGACAGCACGCAGATGGCCGACTGGCGCACCGAGGTGCTGTGGCCGGTGGGCCCGACCTGA
- a CDS encoding DUF4384 domain-containing protein yields the protein MNAKLLLLAATSLLLGACSVTVSPGTTRATVAPAGVLISSFTPDRGTGSTYYVGENVSFRFSANRPGYLTLVSLDPDGFSNVLVSNAYVSAGTTVFPTRAQGVNFTVQPPRGMQRVRAIFTTTQQSSNVVLSGRYDSRGWENVTTVYVNPYPVNARDVRETYFYIR from the coding sequence ATGAACGCCAAACTTCTTCTGCTCGCTGCGACCTCTTTGCTGCTGGGGGCCTGCTCGGTCACGGTCAGTCCGGGAACGACCAGGGCCACTGTGGCCCCGGCCGGTGTGCTGATCAGCTCGTTTACGCCTGACCGTGGAACGGGCTCGACCTACTACGTGGGCGAGAACGTTTCGTTCCGCTTCTCGGCCAACCGTCCCGGCTACCTGACCCTGGTATCGCTCGACCCCGACGGTTTCTCGAACGTGCTGGTCTCGAACGCCTACGTCAGCGCAGGAACCACCGTCTTCCCGACCCGGGCGCAGGGCGTGAACTTCACGGTGCAGCCGCCGCGCGGCATGCAGCGGGTGCGTGCGATCTTCACCACCACCCAGCAGTCCTCGAACGTGGTGCTTTCGGGCCGCTACGACAGCCGTGGCTGGGAAAACGTAACCACGGTGTACGTGAACCCCTACCCGGTCAACGCCCGCGACGTTCGCGAAACCTACTTCTACATCCGCTGA